The proteins below are encoded in one region of Phaseolus vulgaris cultivar G19833 chromosome 1, P. vulgaris v2.0, whole genome shotgun sequence:
- the LOC137816580 gene encoding aspartate--tRNA ligase 2, cytoplasmic-like — protein MSSSESQDPAAASEVQLSKKAAKKEAAKADKLRRRQEIAAASAATANLSVDEDDPLAANYGDVPLVELQSKTPANVDDWTPVEALGVALENKTVLIRGTAQTIRPVGKKMAFLVIRDDYFTVQCLVQAQPDTVSPQMVKFAASLNRESIVDVEGVVTIPTAPIKGATQQVEIQVRKLHCISRAMPTLPINLDDAARSEIEIEKAIQAGEQLVRVNQDTRLNFRVLDLRTPANQGIFSVQSHVSNAFRQFLLSEGFREIHTPKLIAGSSEGGASVFRLDYKGQPACLAQSPQLHKQMCICARFGRVFEIGPVFRAEDSYTHRHLCEFTGLDLEMEIKKHYFEVMDVVDRLFVAMFDSLNQHCKKDLEAIGSQYPFEPLKYLRNTLRLTYEEGIQMLKDVGVEIEPFGDLNTEAERKLGQLVLEKYGTEFYMLHRYPLAVRPFYTMPCYDNPAYSNSFDVFIRGEEIISGAQRVHVPELLEQRAAACGIDVKTISTYIDAFRYGAPLHGGFGVGLERVVMLFCGLNNIRKTSLFPRDPLRIAP, from the exons ATGTCTTCATCGGAGTCTCAAGACCCGGCTGCTGCATCGGAGGTCCAGCTTAGCAAAAAGGCCGCCAAGAAGGAGGCCGCCAAGGCGGACAAACTCCGCCGCCGCCAGGAAATCGCCGCCGCGTCCGCCGCCACTGCAAATCTGTCCGTCGACGAGGATGACCCCCTCGCCGCAAACTACGGCGACGTGCCGCTTGTCGAGCTGCAGTCCAAGACGCCCGCCAACGTTGACGACTGGACGCccgtggaggcgctcggagtCGCGCTCGAGAACAAGACGGTGCTGATCCGAGGTACGGCGCAGACTATTCGGCCGGTCGGGAAGAAGATGGCGTTCTTAGTCATAAGAGATGACTACTTCACGGTTCAGTGCCTGGTGCAGGCTCAGCCCGACACGGTGAGCCCGCAGATGGTGAAGTTCGCCGCCTCTCTCAACCGCGAATCCATTGTGGATGTCGAAGGTGTTGTTACGATCCCCACAGCTCCCATCAAAGGTGCCACCCAGCAG GTGGAAATTCAAGTGAGGAAGTTACATTGCATCAGTAGGGCTATGCCTACTCTGCCTATTAATCTTGATGATGCTGCTCGGAGTGAGATTGAAATTGAGAAGGCTATTCAG GCTGGTGAACAACTGGTTCGTGTTAATCAGGACACACGATTGAACTTCAGAGTGCTTGACCTGCGAACACCAGCTAATCAAGGAATTTTCAGTGTTCAGTCTCACGTTTCCAAT GCATTTAGACAGTTCTTATTATCTGAAGGTTTTCGTGAAATCCACACTCCAAAGTTGATTGCTGGATCTAGTGAGGGTGGAGCTTCTGTTTTCAGACTGGACTACAAAGGCCAACCTGCATGCCTGGCCCAGTCACCTCAGCTTCACAAGCAAATGTGCATATGTGCACGTTTTGGTCGTGTTTTTGAGATTGGTCCTGTATTTAGAGCAGAAGATTCCTACACTCACAGGCATCTGTGTGAGTTTACAGGTCTTGATCTTGAAATGGAGATTAAGAAGCATTATTTTGAG GTCATGGATGTAGTTGATAGATTATTTGTCGCAATGTTTGACAGTTTGAACCAACATTGTAAGAAAGATCTGGAAGCTATTGGGTCCCAGTACCCCTTTGAACCTTTAAAG TATCTGCGGAATACACTACGGCTAACATATGAAGAAGGGATTCAGATGCTCAAG GATGTTGGAGTAGAAATTGAACCTTTTGGTGACTTGAATACTGAAGCGGAAAGGAAATTGGGTCAACTAGTGTTGGAGAA GTATGGCACTGAGTTCTACATGCTTCATCGATATCCTTTGGCTGTAAGGCCATTTTATACCATGCCTTGCTATGACAATCCAGCATACAGCAACTCGTTTGATGTCTTTATTCGAG GTGAGGAGATAATTTCAGGAGCTCAGCGTGTTCATGTGCCAGAACTTTTGGAACAACGTGCAGCAGCTTGCGGCATTGATGTGAAGACAATATCTACCTACATTGATGCTTTCAG ATATGGTGCACCGCTACATGGTGGTTTTGGAGTAGGGTTGGAACGTGTTGTGATGCTCTTCTGTGGCCTCAATAACATTCGCAAAACATCGCTCTTCCCTCGTGACCCACTTAGGATTGCGCCATGA
- the LOC137816574 gene encoding pre-mRNA-processing protein 40A isoform X2, translating into MANNSQPSSMQFRPVIQAQQGQPFVPMNSQQFGPAGHAIPSSNAGMPVIQGQQLQYSQPMQQLTPRPMQPGHLAPSSQPIPMPYIQTNRPMSSIPPHSQSVPPLSNHMPGLPVSGAAPHSSYTFTPSYGQQHDNANALAQYQHPPQMLAPPGGQPWLSSASQSVAPSTSVQPAGLQSSGATLTDAVTNATNQHSLSDWQEHTSGDGRRYYYNKRTRQSSWEKPLELMSPIERADASTVWKEFTSSDGKKYYYNKVTQQSTWSIPEELQLAREQAQKAANQGMQSETSDTPNAAVSSIATSTATNAASLNPSLTSNGLASSPSSVTPIASTDSPQLVSGLFGTSVSQSTVTSSTTGVEPSSVGTTSAAPILVAGGSGLSENSPQLSKMPPIVENQASQDFASANGSSPQDIEEAKKALAEVGKNNVIPPEEKTNDDETLVYANKLEAKNAFKALLESVNVQSDWTWEQAMREIINDKRYNALKTLGERKQAFNEYLGQRKKLEAEERRMKQKRAREEFTKMLEECKELTSSMRWSKAISMFENDERFNAVERPRDREDLFESYMVELERKEKENAAEEHRRNIAEYRKFLESCDYVKVNSHWRKIQDRLEDDDRYLRLEKIDRLLVFQDYIRDLEKEEEEQRRIQKDRVRRGERKNRDAFRKLLEEHVATGILTAKTQWREYCLKVRDLPQYQAVASNTLGSTPKDLFELVAEDLEKQYHEDKTLIKDTIKSGKIIVVTTSVFEEFKAAVLEDVACQTISDINLKLIFEELLERAKEKEEKEAKKRQRLADEFTNLLYTFKDITTSSKWEDCKSLFEETQEYRSIGDESYSREIFEEYITYLKEKAKEKERKREEEKVKKEKEREEKRKEKEKKEKDREREKDKSKERHRKDETDSDNQDMTEVHGYKEEKKKEKDKERKHRKRHQSSLDDVDSEKEDKEESKKSRRHGSERKKSRKHANSPESDTENRHRRHKREHWDVSRKTGGHEELEDGELGDDVEN; encoded by the exons ATGGCCAATAATTCTCAGCCCTCCAGCATGCAG TTTCGGCCAGTCATTCAAGCTCAGCAAGGGCAACCATTTGTTCCAATGAATTCACAACAATTTGGACCTGCAGGACATGCTATTCCTTCTTCAAATGCGGGAATGCCTGTCATTCAAGGTCAACAGTTGCAATATTCTCAACCAATGCAGCAGTTGACTCCAAGGCCAATGCAGCCTGGTCATCTTGCTCCTTCATCACAACCTATACCCATGCCATATATCCAGACAAACAGACCAATGTCATCCATTCCACCTCATTCACAATCTGTTCCCCCCTTAAGCAATCATATGCCTGGCTTACCTGTTTCTGGAGCAGCTCCGCATTCTTCATATACT TTCACACCATCCTATGGTCAGCAGCATGATAATGCAAATGCATTGGCCCAATACCAGCATCCACCTCAAATGCTTGCTCCTCCTGGTGGTCAACCTTGGCTGTCGTCTGCATCTCAGAGTGTTGCACCTTCTACATCTGTGCAGCCGGCTGGGTTGCAATCATCTGGAGCGACATTGACTGATGCG GTAACTAATGCTACTAACCAGCACTCCTTATCTGATTGGCAAGAGCACACTTCTGGAGATGGGAGAAG ATATTACTACAACAAGAGGACAAGGCAATCAAGTTGGGAGAAACCTTTGGAATTGATGTCACCTATTGAG AGGGCTGATGCATCGACTGTTTGGAAAGAATTCACTTCTTCAGATGGAAAAAA GTATTATTACAATAAGGTTACACAACAATCAACGTGGTCGATACCAGAGGAACTTCAG ttGGCTCGTGAGCAGGCACAAAAAGCTGCAAACCAGGGAATGCAGTCAGAAACAAGTGATACACCCAATGCTGCTGTCTCATCAATAGCCACATCAACGGCAACTAATGCAGCTAGCTTGAACCCTTCTTTGACGTCAAATGGGCTTGCTTCCAGCCCATCTTCTGTCACACCAATTGCATCAACCGATTCTCCGCAGTTGGTTTCTGGATTATTTGGCACCTCTGTTTCACAATCTACAGTTACCTCAAGCACAACAGGTGTTGAACCAAGCAGTGTGGGAACTACAAGTGCTGCACCTATACTAGTCGCAGGAGGCTCAGGACTATCCGAGAACTCACCTCAACTATCCAAAATGCCACCCAT TGTTGAAAATCAAGCATCTCAAGATTTTGCTTCTGCGAATGGATCTTCTCCTCAAGATATTGAG GAAGCTAAAAAAGCATTGGCTGAGGTTGGGAAAAATAATGTGATTCCACCTGAGGAGAAAACCAATGATGATGAAACCTTGGTATATGCAAATAAGCTG GAAGCAAAAAATGCATTTAAAGCGCTTCTGGAATCTGTGAATGTTCAGTCTGATTGGACCTGGGAACAG GCAATGAGAGAAATCATCAATGACAAAAGATATAATGCCCTGAAAACGCTTGGTGAGCGAAAACAAGCTTTTAATGAG TATTTGGGCCAAAGGAAGAAGCTGGAGGCTGAAGAGAGACGCATGAAGCAGAAAAGAGCCCGCGAAGAATTCACAAAGATGTTGGAA GAATGCAAGGAACTTACATCCTCCATGAGATGGAG CAAAGCCATTAGTATGTTTGAAAATGATGAACGATTTAATGCTGTTGAAAGACCAAGAGACCGAGAAGATTTATTTGAAAGCTACATGGTGGAACTTGAGAGGAAG GAGAAGGAAAATGCGGCGGAGGAGCACAGGCGGAATATAGCTGAATATAGAAAATTTCTAGAGTCTTGTGATTATGTGAAG GTGAATAGTCATTGGCGTAAAATCCAAGATCGGCTAGAGGACGACGATAGATACTTGCGACTTGAAAAAATTGATCGCTTGCTAGTTTTTCAG GACTATATTCGGGACTTGGAGAAAGAAGAGGAGGAACAAAGAAGAATACAGAAG GATCGAGTCCGACGGGGTGAAAGGAAAAACCGTGATGCTTTTCgcaagttgcttgaagaacatGTTGCTACTGGAATTCTTACTGCTAAAACTCAATGGCGAGAATATTGCTTGAAG GTCAGGGATTTACCTCAATATCAAGCCGTTGCATCAAATACATTGGGTTCCACCCCGAAGGATTTGTTTGAGCTTGTTGCAGAGGATCTTGAGAAACAG TATCATGAAGACAAGACACTCATAAAAGATACAATTAAGTCAGGCAAG ATAATTGTAGTGACTACATCAGTATTTGAGGAGTTTAAGGCTGCTGTGTTGGAAGATGTTGCATGCCAAACAATATCTGACATCAATTTAAAG CTTATATTTGAGGAGTTGTTAGAGAGAGCTAAAGAGAAGGAAGAGAAAGAAGCCAAGAAGCGCCAACGCCTTGCTGATGAGTTTACTAACCTGTTATACACATTCAAG gATATTACTACTTCCTCAAAATGGGAGGATTGCAAGTCACTTTTTGAGGAGACTCAAGAGTACAg GTCAATTGGGGACGAAAGCTATAGCAGAGAAATTTTTGAGGAATACATCACATACTTGAAGGAAAAAGCTAAAGAGAAGGAACGTAAGCGTGAAGAGGAGAAG GTCAAAAAGGAGAAAGAAAGGGAAGAGAAACggaaggagaaggagaaaaaagaaaaagaccgAGAACGCGAAAAGGATAAGTCAAAGGAACGCCATAGGAAGGATGAAACCGATAGTGATAACCAAGACATGACTGAAGTCCATGGTTACAAAgaggagaagaaaaaagaaaaggataAGGAAAGGAAGCATCGGAAAAGGCATCAGAGCAGCTTAGATGACGTGGATTCTGAAAAGGAAGACAAGGAAGAATCTAAAAAATCACGAAGGCATGGCAGTGAACGCAAGAAGTCTAGGAAG CATGCAAACTCTCCTGAATCAGACACTGAAAACCGGCACAGACGACACAAGAGGGAGCACTGGGATGTATCTAGGAAAACTGGGGGGCATGAGGAACTTGAAGACGGAGAGCTCGGCGACGATGTTGAAAACTAA
- the LOC137816574 gene encoding pre-mRNA-processing protein 40A isoform X1, with protein MANNSQPSSMQFRPVIQAQQGQPFVPMNSQQFGPAGHAIPSSNAGMPVIQGQQLQYSQPMQQLTPRPMQPGHLAPSSQPIPMPYIQTNRPMSSIPPHSQSVPPLSNHMPGLPVSGAAPHSSYTFTPSYGQQHDNANALAQYQHPPQMLAPPGGQPWLSSASQSVAPSTSVQPAGLQSSGATLTDAVTNATNQHSLSDWQEHTSGDGRRYYYNKRTRQSSWEKPLELMSPIERADASTVWKEFTSSDGKKYYYNKVTQQSTWSIPEELQLAREQAQKAANQGMQSETSDTPNAAVSSIATSTATNAASLNPSLTSNGLASSPSSVTPIASTDSPQLVSGLFGTSVSQSTVTSSTTGVEPSSVGTTSAAPILVAGGSGLSENSPQLSKMPPIVENQASQDFASANGSSPQDIEEAKKALAEVGKNNVIPPEEKTNDDETLVYANKLEAKNAFKALLESVNVQSDWTWEQAMREIINDKRYNALKTLGERKQAFNEYLGQRKKLEAEERRMKQKRAREEFTKMLEECKELTSSMRWSKAISMFENDERFNAVERPRDREDLFESYMVELERKEKENAAEEHRRNIAEYRKFLESCDYVKVNSHWRKIQDRLEDDDRYLRLEKIDRLLVFQDYIRDLEKEEEEQRRIQKDRVRRGERKNRDAFRKLLEEHVATGILTAKTQWREYCLKVRDLPQYQAVASNTLGSTPKDLFELVAEDLEKQYHEDKTLIKDTIKSGKIIVVTTSVFEEFKAAVLEDVACQTISDINLKLIFEELLERAKEKEEKEAKKRQRLADEFTNLLYTFKDITTSSKWEDCKSLFEETQEYRSIGDESYSREIFEEYITYLKEKAKEKERKREEEKVHDFMSQVKKEKEREEKRKEKEKKEKDREREKDKSKERHRKDETDSDNQDMTEVHGYKEEKKKEKDKERKHRKRHQSSLDDVDSEKEDKEESKKSRRHGSERKKSRKHANSPESDTENRHRRHKREHWDVSRKTGGHEELEDGELGDDVEN; from the exons ATGGCCAATAATTCTCAGCCCTCCAGCATGCAG TTTCGGCCAGTCATTCAAGCTCAGCAAGGGCAACCATTTGTTCCAATGAATTCACAACAATTTGGACCTGCAGGACATGCTATTCCTTCTTCAAATGCGGGAATGCCTGTCATTCAAGGTCAACAGTTGCAATATTCTCAACCAATGCAGCAGTTGACTCCAAGGCCAATGCAGCCTGGTCATCTTGCTCCTTCATCACAACCTATACCCATGCCATATATCCAGACAAACAGACCAATGTCATCCATTCCACCTCATTCACAATCTGTTCCCCCCTTAAGCAATCATATGCCTGGCTTACCTGTTTCTGGAGCAGCTCCGCATTCTTCATATACT TTCACACCATCCTATGGTCAGCAGCATGATAATGCAAATGCATTGGCCCAATACCAGCATCCACCTCAAATGCTTGCTCCTCCTGGTGGTCAACCTTGGCTGTCGTCTGCATCTCAGAGTGTTGCACCTTCTACATCTGTGCAGCCGGCTGGGTTGCAATCATCTGGAGCGACATTGACTGATGCG GTAACTAATGCTACTAACCAGCACTCCTTATCTGATTGGCAAGAGCACACTTCTGGAGATGGGAGAAG ATATTACTACAACAAGAGGACAAGGCAATCAAGTTGGGAGAAACCTTTGGAATTGATGTCACCTATTGAG AGGGCTGATGCATCGACTGTTTGGAAAGAATTCACTTCTTCAGATGGAAAAAA GTATTATTACAATAAGGTTACACAACAATCAACGTGGTCGATACCAGAGGAACTTCAG ttGGCTCGTGAGCAGGCACAAAAAGCTGCAAACCAGGGAATGCAGTCAGAAACAAGTGATACACCCAATGCTGCTGTCTCATCAATAGCCACATCAACGGCAACTAATGCAGCTAGCTTGAACCCTTCTTTGACGTCAAATGGGCTTGCTTCCAGCCCATCTTCTGTCACACCAATTGCATCAACCGATTCTCCGCAGTTGGTTTCTGGATTATTTGGCACCTCTGTTTCACAATCTACAGTTACCTCAAGCACAACAGGTGTTGAACCAAGCAGTGTGGGAACTACAAGTGCTGCACCTATACTAGTCGCAGGAGGCTCAGGACTATCCGAGAACTCACCTCAACTATCCAAAATGCCACCCAT TGTTGAAAATCAAGCATCTCAAGATTTTGCTTCTGCGAATGGATCTTCTCCTCAAGATATTGAG GAAGCTAAAAAAGCATTGGCTGAGGTTGGGAAAAATAATGTGATTCCACCTGAGGAGAAAACCAATGATGATGAAACCTTGGTATATGCAAATAAGCTG GAAGCAAAAAATGCATTTAAAGCGCTTCTGGAATCTGTGAATGTTCAGTCTGATTGGACCTGGGAACAG GCAATGAGAGAAATCATCAATGACAAAAGATATAATGCCCTGAAAACGCTTGGTGAGCGAAAACAAGCTTTTAATGAG TATTTGGGCCAAAGGAAGAAGCTGGAGGCTGAAGAGAGACGCATGAAGCAGAAAAGAGCCCGCGAAGAATTCACAAAGATGTTGGAA GAATGCAAGGAACTTACATCCTCCATGAGATGGAG CAAAGCCATTAGTATGTTTGAAAATGATGAACGATTTAATGCTGTTGAAAGACCAAGAGACCGAGAAGATTTATTTGAAAGCTACATGGTGGAACTTGAGAGGAAG GAGAAGGAAAATGCGGCGGAGGAGCACAGGCGGAATATAGCTGAATATAGAAAATTTCTAGAGTCTTGTGATTATGTGAAG GTGAATAGTCATTGGCGTAAAATCCAAGATCGGCTAGAGGACGACGATAGATACTTGCGACTTGAAAAAATTGATCGCTTGCTAGTTTTTCAG GACTATATTCGGGACTTGGAGAAAGAAGAGGAGGAACAAAGAAGAATACAGAAG GATCGAGTCCGACGGGGTGAAAGGAAAAACCGTGATGCTTTTCgcaagttgcttgaagaacatGTTGCTACTGGAATTCTTACTGCTAAAACTCAATGGCGAGAATATTGCTTGAAG GTCAGGGATTTACCTCAATATCAAGCCGTTGCATCAAATACATTGGGTTCCACCCCGAAGGATTTGTTTGAGCTTGTTGCAGAGGATCTTGAGAAACAG TATCATGAAGACAAGACACTCATAAAAGATACAATTAAGTCAGGCAAG ATAATTGTAGTGACTACATCAGTATTTGAGGAGTTTAAGGCTGCTGTGTTGGAAGATGTTGCATGCCAAACAATATCTGACATCAATTTAAAG CTTATATTTGAGGAGTTGTTAGAGAGAGCTAAAGAGAAGGAAGAGAAAGAAGCCAAGAAGCGCCAACGCCTTGCTGATGAGTTTACTAACCTGTTATACACATTCAAG gATATTACTACTTCCTCAAAATGGGAGGATTGCAAGTCACTTTTTGAGGAGACTCAAGAGTACAg GTCAATTGGGGACGAAAGCTATAGCAGAGAAATTTTTGAGGAATACATCACATACTTGAAGGAAAAAGCTAAAGAGAAGGAACGTAAGCGTGAAGAGGAGAAGGTGCATGATTTTATGTCACAG GTCAAAAAGGAGAAAGAAAGGGAAGAGAAACggaaggagaaggagaaaaaagaaaaagaccgAGAACGCGAAAAGGATAAGTCAAAGGAACGCCATAGGAAGGATGAAACCGATAGTGATAACCAAGACATGACTGAAGTCCATGGTTACAAAgaggagaagaaaaaagaaaaggataAGGAAAGGAAGCATCGGAAAAGGCATCAGAGCAGCTTAGATGACGTGGATTCTGAAAAGGAAGACAAGGAAGAATCTAAAAAATCACGAAGGCATGGCAGTGAACGCAAGAAGTCTAGGAAG CATGCAAACTCTCCTGAATCAGACACTGAAAACCGGCACAGACGACACAAGAGGGAGCACTGGGATGTATCTAGGAAAACTGGGGGGCATGAGGAACTTGAAGACGGAGAGCTCGGCGACGATGTTGAAAACTAA